Proteins encoded within one genomic window of Brassica rapa cultivar Chiifu-401-42 chromosome A09, CAAS_Brap_v3.01, whole genome shotgun sequence:
- the LOC103839164 gene encoding haloacid dehalogenase-like hydrolase domain-containing protein 3, producing the protein MSLLSKLRCITVDVTGTLIAYKGELGDYYCMAAKAVGLPCPDYTRVHEGFKIAYTDMAQKYPCFGFSKMPNIAWWKTCVRDSFVKAGYDYDEETFEKVFRRIYSTFGSAAPYSVFQDSRPFLRWAREKGLIVGLVSNAEYRYQEVILPALGLNKGEWDFGVFSGMEGIEKPDPRIYKLALERAGNNIRPEEVLHIGDSMRKDYVPAKSTGMHALLLDRFKTEAAKDWREAGAVVLPDLVAVQQLLESDKLKC; encoded by the exons ATGTCGCTTTTGTCGAAGCTAAGGTGTATCACAGTAGATGTAACGGGTACACTCATAGCTTACAAAGGAGAGCTTGGTGATTACTACTGTATGGCTGCTAAAGCCGTTGGCTTGCCATGTCCTGACTACACACGAGTCCATGAAGGTTTCAAAATTGCTTATACAGACATGGCTCAAAAGTATCCTTGTTTCGGTTTCTCCAAAATGCCAAACATTGCTTGGTGGAAAACCTGCGTGAGAGATTCATTCGTCAAg GCAGGGTATGACTATGATGAGGAAACGTTTGAGAAAGTGTTTAGAAGAATCTACTCAACGTTTGGCTCTGCTGCACCTTACTCTGTGTTTCAAGATTCTCGACCTTTCTTGAGATGGGCACGGGAGAAAGGGCTTATAGTTGGACTTGTTAGCAACGCGGAGTATCGATATCAAGAAGTTATTTTACCTGCCTTGGGTTTGAACAAG GGAGAGTGGGACTTTGGTGTGTTCTCTGGTATGGAAGGGATAGAGAAGCCAGATCCGAGGATATACAAGCTGGCGTTAGAGAGAGCTGGGAACAACATAAGGCCTGAAGAGGTTCTGCATATTGGAGATAGTATGCGTAAAGATTATGTCCCGGCGAAGAGTACTGGGATGCATGCTTTGTTGCTTGATAGGTTTAAGACAGAAGCTGCTAAAGACTGGAGAGAAGCTGGAGCTGTTGTGCTTCCTGATTTAGTTGCTGTTCAACAGCTTTTGGAGTCTGATAAGTTGAAATGTTAA
- the LOC103839163 gene encoding mitochondrial amidoxime reducing component 2 produces the protein MEGQALKIQSLIIFPIKSCRGISVPQATVTQTGFEWDRYWLVVNHKGRACTQNVEPKLALVEAELPKEAFFEDWEPTKNSFLVVRAPGMSLLKIPLTTPSWVAEGVSMWEWSGSAFDEGEEAAKWFSDYLGKQSRLVRFNKETECRATPPQYAVGYSTTFSNTFPFLVSSQASLDHLNTLLPEPVPMNRFRANIVVENGDPFDEDLWDEIKINDLVFKGVRLCYRCKITTVDQETGVPSTEPIQTLRKFRSDTLLMPDKKSQRKVFFGKEMVWNWNISNSQGKGTKTIKVGDSISILSKIPSITEAAT, from the exons ATGGAGGGTCAAGCTCTGAAGATTCAATCTTTAATCATTTTTCCGATCAAATCTTGCCGTGGAATCTCTGTCCCTCAGGCAACTGTAACTCAGACTG GATTTGAATGGGACCGGTATTGGTTAGTTGTGAACCATAAAGGAAGAGCATGCACTCAAAACGTTGAGCCAAAGCTTGCTCTTGTTGAAGCAGAGCTGCCCAAGGAAGCCTTCTTTGAAGATTGGGAGCCAACAAAGAACTCCTTTTTGG TGGTGAGAGCTCCTGGTATGAGTCTGTTAAAAATTCCATTGACTACACCAAGCTGGGTGGCAGAAGGTGTGTCCATGTGGGAATGGTCTGGCTCTGCGTttgatgaaggagaagaagctgCTAAATGGTTTTCAGATTATCTCGGAAAACAAAGCCGTCTGGTTCGGTTTAACAAAG aAACCGAATGTAGAGCTACACCTCCTCAGTATGCAGTAGGTTACTCTACAACATTTTCAAACACATTTCCGTTTCTGGTTTCATCTCAG GCTTCTTTGGACCATCTGAATACACTTCTGCCAGAACCAGTGCCTATGAACCGTTTTAGAGCCAA CATTGTTGTGGAGAATGGTGATCCTTTCGATGAAGATCTTTGGGATGAGATCAAGATAAACGACTTAGTCTTCAAAGGAGTTAGGCTATGTTACCGCTGCAAG ATAACAACTGTGGATCAAGAAACCGGGGTTCCGTCGACCGAACCAATCCAAACTCTTAGGAAATTCAGATCAGACACACTCTTAATGCCAGACAAGAAATCTCAGAGAAAG GTTTTCTTTGGTAAGGAGATGGTTTGGAATTGGAACATATCCAACAGCCAAGGCAAAGGCACCAAGACAATCAAAGTTGGTGATTCCATCTCTATCCTAAGTAAGATCCCTTCCATAACTGAAGCAGCTACTTGA
- the LOC103839165 gene encoding mitochondrial amidoxime reducing component 2-like, translating to MEEQALKIQSIFIYPIKSCRGISVSQATVTQTGFQWDRYWLAVNYKGRAYTQKVEPKLALVESELPKEAFFEDWKPTKNSFLVVRAPGMSPLKIPLTKPSSVAEGVSMWEWSGSAFDEGEEAAKWFSDYLGKQSRLVRFNKETETRPSPPEYAAGYSTTFANTFPFMVSSQASLDKLNTILTEPVPINRFRPNILVDNCDPFGEDLWDEIKINDLVFQGVRLCSRCKLPTVNQETGVPDATEPIETLMKFRSDKVLMPHKKPHGKVFFGKDMVWNWNTTNNQGKGSKIIKVGDSISVLRMISSVSEAAV from the exons ATGGAGGAGCAAGCTCTGAAGATTCAATCTATATTCATTTATCCGATCAAATCTTGTCGTGGAATCTCTGTCTCTCAGGCAACTGTAACTCAAACTG GATTTCAATGGGACCGGTATTGGTTAGCTGTGAACTACAAGGGAAGAGCATACACTCAAAAAGTTGAGCCAAAGCTTGCTCTTGTTGAATCTGAGCTTCCTAAGGAAGCTTTCTTTGAAGACTGGAAGCCAACAAAGAATTCGTTTTTGG TGGTAAGAGCTCCTGGAATGAGTCCTTTAAAGATTCCATTGACTAAACCAAGCTCGGTGGCAGAAGGTGTGTCCATGTGGGAATGGTCTGGATCTGCCTttgatgaaggagaagaagctgCTAAATGGTTTTCTGATTATCTCGGAAAACAAAGccgtttggttcggtttaataAAG AAACTGAAACTAGACCTTCACCTCCTGAGTATGCAGCTGGTTACTCTACCACATTTGCTAATACATTCCCTTTCATGGTTTCTTCACAG GCTTCTTTGGACAAGCTGAATACAATTCTTACTGAACCGGTGCCTATTAATCGCTTTCGACCCaa CATTCTGGTCGATAATTGTGATCCTTTTGGTGAAGATCTTTGGGATGAAATCAAGATAAATGATCTGGTCTTCCAAGGAGTTAGGCTATGTAGCCGCTGCAAG TTGCCAACTGTGAATCAAGAAACCGGAGTTCCAGATGCAACTGAACCAATTGAAACTCTGATGAAATTCAGATCAGACAAAGTCTTAATGCCACACAAGAAACCGCATGGAAAA GTTTTCTTTGGTAAGGATATGGTTTGGAATTGGAACACAACCAATAACCAAGGCAAAGGCAGTAAGATAATCAAAGTTGGTGATTCCATCTCTGTCCTAAGGATGATCTCTTCCGTATCTGAAGCAGCTGTTTAA